One region of Brachyspira hampsonii genomic DNA includes:
- the creD gene encoding cell envelope integrity protein CreD: MIKNFNKITKTLGFKILIIVILGLLLLIPMSFINGVVRDRIRYQDEAVSSIIEPVGNSANIQGVVIAIPYLNRVIDSETKEISYIRKYIFYMPNEYSVEGDVQVSSLSRGIFKAPIFNSKLNITGRFDKYNAEIFNLDENNNTILYDEAMLILGIGNKKNLIKLPNVSVNQNEELKYYEKNINISLNMFSNKFLYTISRDKILNGFNFNITMDIQGGNSLIITPLASENTFKIYSKWKDPSFTGGFLPTKREVNNDGFSAEWNIASFNTAFTKYWTSDENANRVNDSEYLRALDENSNNILVSFLLLNDNYQKTSRSVKYAILFIFIPFFVLFLCEVLSNKRIHPVQYILIGIANAIFYLLLLAISEHLILNLSYFFSALMVTALTSIYIGYIIKSNKYAFSMALVNILIYIFLFGILQLTDYALLMGTLGLFAVIALAMYFTRNVDWYGENN; the protein is encoded by the coding sequence ATGATAAAAAATTTTAACAAAATAACAAAGACTTTAGGTTTTAAAATACTAATAATAGTGATATTAGGGCTTTTGCTTTTAATTCCTATGAGTTTTATAAACGGTGTTGTAAGAGATAGAATACGATATCAAGATGAAGCCGTATCTTCAATAATAGAGCCTGTGGGAAATAGTGCAAATATACAGGGAGTTGTCATTGCAATACCATATTTAAATAGAGTTATTGACAGCGAAACCAAAGAAATAAGCTACATAAGAAAATACATCTTTTATATGCCTAATGAATATAGTGTTGAAGGAGATGTTCAAGTTTCTAGTTTAAGCAGAGGTATATTTAAAGCTCCTATTTTTAATTCTAAATTGAATATTACAGGAAGATTTGATAAATATAATGCTGAAATATTTAATTTAGATGAAAATAATAATACTATACTTTATGATGAGGCTATGCTTATATTGGGTATAGGAAACAAAAAAAATCTTATAAAACTTCCTAATGTATCAGTAAATCAGAATGAAGAGCTTAAGTATTATGAGAAAAATATTAATATATCTTTAAATATGTTCAGTAATAAGTTTTTATATACTATTTCAAGAGATAAGATATTAAATGGTTTTAATTTTAATATAACTATGGATATTCAGGGAGGGAACTCTCTTATAATAACACCTTTAGCTTCTGAAAATACTTTTAAAATATATTCAAAATGGAAAGATCCTAGTTTTACAGGAGGGTTTCTTCCTACAAAAAGAGAAGTTAATAATGACGGATTTAGTGCTGAGTGGAATATAGCAAGTTTTAATACAGCATTTACAAAGTATTGGACTAGTGATGAAAATGCAAATAGAGTAAATGATAGTGAATATTTGAGAGCTCTTGATGAAAATTCTAATAATATATTAGTATCTTTTCTTCTTCTCAATGACAATTATCAAAAAACCTCAAGAAGTGTGAAGTATGCAATATTATTTATATTCATACCATTTTTTGTATTATTTTTATGCGAAGTGCTTTCAAATAAACGCATACACCCAGTGCAGTATATATTAATAGGTATAGCTAATGCAATATTCTACTTACTTCTTTTAGCTATATCAGAACATTTAATATTAAACTTAAGTTATTTTTTTAGTGCTTTAATGGTAACGGCATTAACTTCTATTTATATAGGATACATTATAAAATCTAATAAATACGCTTTTTCAATGGCTTTGGTAAATATATTAATTTATATATTCCTATTTGGTATACTTCAGCTTACAGATTATGCTCTTCTTATGGGAACATTAGGATTATTTGCAGTTATTGCTCTTGCTATGTATTTCACTCGCAATGTGGATTGGTATGGTGAAAATAACTGA